Part of the Citrobacter sp. Marseille-Q6884 genome, CGTCTTCTGGCGCGTCTTTGACTTCACGAAGGTGAGCGATACGTTCGGCCAGTTTGATGACCACGCAGCGGAAATCGTCCACCATGGCCAGCAACATGCGGCGGACGTTATCAACCTGTTCTGAAGAAACCGAATCGGTGTGCGTTGCCTTAAGCTGGCGTATCGCCGCCATATCGCGCACACCGTGGATCAGATGAACGATAGACTTGCCTACGCTCTCACGCAGAACGTCTTCGCTAACGACATTGGCATCGGCCAGAGGGAACAGCATTGCTGCGCGCAGGGTATCGATATCCATACTCAGCATGGAGAGTATTTCCACCATCTCCACACCGCGCCACAGCAGCAGATCCGCATCCGGATGCCCCTGTGTCTGCAGCAGGCAATACGCCCAGGTTTCGGCTAAGCGTTCACACGACTGCTGGCTGGAGATCCCCAGACTCGCGATCCATTTTTTAGGATCAAATTCGCCAGCTTTATTTATATGTGCACTTCTTACCGCAACCATCGTCCTCTCCTTAAGGGGCCAGGCCTGTCGAAGTCGACAAGCCATACCCGTTGTCTTTCAAGCCCAAATGCAACCCGAAATCCACTGGGTATACGTTTTATTACCTATGCTCAAACAAGACCATCGACTCCAGATGTCCAGTGTGCGGGAACATATCGAGCATCGCCAGTCGTTGAATGGTGTATCCCGCGTTGAGCAACACTTCGCTGTCACGAGCCAGCGTAGCAGGATTACAGGATACATAAACAATGCGAGCAGGGCTTAATTTTATAATATGTTGCATCACACCTGCAGCCCCCGCACGCGCAGGATCGAGTAAGACTTTGTCAAACCCATTCCTTGCCCAAGGCTGGAGCGTCACATCCTCCTCAAGATTTTCATGAAAGAATGTCACGTTGTGCAATCCGTTATTCAGCGCATTTTCCCGGCCTTTCTCCACCAACGCGGGCACACCTTCAACCCCCACCACGCTTGCCGCTTTCGCCGCCAGTGGCAGCGTAAAATTCCCCATGCCGCAGAACAGATCGAGTACGCGATCGTCGGGTTGCACATCCAGCCATTCCAGCGCACGGGCAACCATCTGTTGGTTTACCCCTTCATTGACCTGGATAAAATCGCGCGGGCTGAAGGTTAAACGTAGTCCATTTGAGTCATACCAGGGGGAATCCCCTGACAGAGATTCAAGTATCTCGCTTTGCGGGGCCAGAAACAAAGAGAGTCCCTGAGAATGCGAAAAGCATTCCAGTTTTTCTTTATCGCCTGCACTCAGCGGCGCCGTATGGCGCAGAATCATCAGGGTGCCGCTGCCAGCCTGCACCAGTTCGACATGACCCAGTTGTCGCTGCCCTTGCAGGCTTTCCAGGCAGGCTCTGACCTGAGGCAAAAGCGCCTCAAGTTGGGGCACCAATATGGGGCACTGCATCACATCGATAATGTCACTGGAGCCGGATTTGCGAAATCCCATCTGCAGTTGCTTTTCTTTAGGCCGATAGTTCAGGCTTAAGCGCGCGCGACGACGATAGCCCCACGGCGTATCCGCAATGACTTCTGAAACGTCGCATTTCATTAAACGTGACAGCGCCGCGCTTTTACTACGCTGCTGCAAAGGGATACTGGCGTGCTGCTGCTGACAGCCGCCGCAAACACCAAAATGCGGGCAACGTGGCACTTCA contains:
- the rlmD gene encoding 23S rRNA (uracil(1939)-C(5))-methyltransferase RlmD, with protein sequence MAQFYSAKRRVTTRQIITVTVNDLDPFGQGVARHHGKALFIPELLPQESAEVVITEDKKQFARAQVKRRLNDSPEREVPRCPHFGVCGGCQQQHASIPLQQRSKSAALSRLMKCDVSEVIADTPWGYRRRARLSLNYRPKEKQLQMGFRKSGSSDIIDVMQCPILVPQLEALLPQVRACLESLQGQRQLGHVELVQAGSGTLMILRHTAPLSAGDKEKLECFSHSQGLSLFLAPQSEILESLSGDSPWYDSNGLRLTFSPRDFIQVNEGVNQQMVARALEWLDVQPDDRVLDLFCGMGNFTLPLAAKAASVVGVEGVPALVEKGRENALNNGLHNVTFFHENLEEDVTLQPWARNGFDKVLLDPARAGAAGVMQHIIKLSPARIVYVSCNPATLARDSEVLLNAGYTIQRLAMLDMFPHTGHLESMVLFEHR